A single window of Pygocentrus nattereri isolate fPygNat1 chromosome 24, fPygNat1.pri, whole genome shotgun sequence DNA harbors:
- the LOC108431065 gene encoding leukocyte elastase inhibitor-like isoform X1, whose translation MESLSVANTHFALDLFKKIRESNKKGNVFYSPLSISSALAMVSLGAAGNTEAQMSEVLCFNKPVKPEPAQAATVQQAQKAQKAQKAHLPEALQKQSLHFRKAKDDIHIGFNKLTTKLNKPGAPYALSLANRLYGEKTYRFVEKFLGDTKTQYHAELETVDFKSNAEAARVNINTWVEKHTQEKIKDLLAKGDVDDLTRLVLVNAIYFKGNWHKKFESTATRQVQFQLNKKDTKPVQMMHQKAKFDLAYIPEMECQILEMPYVGNELSMLIMLPKEIQDDTTGLEKLEQNLTYENFMEWTQHDMMDHVEVEVALPQFKLEETYDMKGLLISLGMVDAFDPIKCDFSHMSPCDDLVLSKVVHKSFVEVNEEGTEAAAATAVVMMLRCAMLRPERFVADHPFLFFIRHNETKSILFCGRFCSP comes from the exons ATGGAGTCTTTGTCAGTGGCAAACACACATTTTGCCCTTGACCTGTTCAAGAAGATCAGGGAAAGCAACAAAAAAGGCAATGTGTTCTACTCTCCACTCAGCATCTCCTCTGCGCTGGCCATGGTGTCTCTAGGAGCTGCAGGCAACACTGAAGCTCAGATGTCTGAG GTCTTATGCTTCAACAAACCAGTGAAGCCTGAACCTGCCCAAGCAGCAACTGTTCAACAGGCTCAGAAAGCCCAGAAGGCCCAGAAAGCCCATTTGCCAGAAGCACTACAAAAACAG TCTTTACACTTCAGAAAAGCCAAGGATGACATCCACATTGGCTTCAACAAGCTCACAACCAAACTGAACAAACCAGGAGCTCCATACGCCCTCAGCTTGGCCAATCGGCTTTATGGAGAGAAGACCTACCGATTTGTGGAG AAATTTCTAGGtgatacaaaaacacaataccATGCTGAGCTGGAGACCGTTGACTTTAAATCAAATGCAGAGGCTGCTCGTGTAAATATTAATACATGGGTGGAGAAACATACACAAG AAAAGATCAAGGACTTGCTGGCAAAAGGAGATGTTGACGATTTGACCAGACTTGTCTTGGTGAATGCCATCTACTTTAAGGGCAACTGGCATAAGAAGTTTGAAAGCACTGCGACCAGACAGGTTCAGTTTCAGCTGAACAAG AAAGACACTAAGCCAGTTCAGATGATGCACCAGAAAGCAAAGTTTGACCTGGCTTATATCCCTGAAATGGAATGCCAGATTCTAGAAATGCCATATGTGGGAAATGAACTTAGCATGCTAATTATGCTACCTAAAGAGATTCAGGATGACACTACTGGGCTTGAGAAG CTTGAGCAAAACCTCACCTATGAGAACTTCATGGAGTGGACACAGCATGATATGATGGACCatgtggaggtggaggtggctTTGCCTCAGTTCAAACTGGAAGAGACCTATGACATGAAGGGGCTACTCATCAGCTTGGGCATGGTGGATGCCTTCGACCCAATCAAGTGTGATTTTTCACACATGTCTCCGTGCGATGATCTGGTGCTGTCCAAGGTGGTGCATAAGTCTTTTGTGGAGGTGAATGAGGAAGGTACAGAAGCAGCTGCGGCTACTGCAGTCGTCATGATGTTGCGGTGCGCCATGCTACGCCCAGAGAGGTTTGTTGCAGACCACCCATTCCTCTTTTTCATCAGACACAATGAAACTAAAAGCATTCTGTTCTGTGGGCGGTTCTGTTCTCCTTAA
- the LOC108431065 gene encoding leukocyte elastase inhibitor-like isoform X2, with the protein MESLSVANTHFALDLFKKIRESNKKGNVFYSPLSISSALAMVSLGAAGNTEAQMSESLHFRKAKDDIHIGFNKLTTKLNKPGAPYALSLANRLYGEKTYRFVEKFLGDTKTQYHAELETVDFKSNAEAARVNINTWVEKHTQEKIKDLLAKGDVDDLTRLVLVNAIYFKGNWHKKFESTATRQVQFQLNKKDTKPVQMMHQKAKFDLAYIPEMECQILEMPYVGNELSMLIMLPKEIQDDTTGLEKLEQNLTYENFMEWTQHDMMDHVEVEVALPQFKLEETYDMKGLLISLGMVDAFDPIKCDFSHMSPCDDLVLSKVVHKSFVEVNEEGTEAAAATAVVMMLRCAMLRPERFVADHPFLFFIRHNETKSILFCGRFCSP; encoded by the exons ATGGAGTCTTTGTCAGTGGCAAACACACATTTTGCCCTTGACCTGTTCAAGAAGATCAGGGAAAGCAACAAAAAAGGCAATGTGTTCTACTCTCCACTCAGCATCTCCTCTGCGCTGGCCATGGTGTCTCTAGGAGCTGCAGGCAACACTGAAGCTCAGATGTCTGAG TCTTTACACTTCAGAAAAGCCAAGGATGACATCCACATTGGCTTCAACAAGCTCACAACCAAACTGAACAAACCAGGAGCTCCATACGCCCTCAGCTTGGCCAATCGGCTTTATGGAGAGAAGACCTACCGATTTGTGGAG AAATTTCTAGGtgatacaaaaacacaataccATGCTGAGCTGGAGACCGTTGACTTTAAATCAAATGCAGAGGCTGCTCGTGTAAATATTAATACATGGGTGGAGAAACATACACAAG AAAAGATCAAGGACTTGCTGGCAAAAGGAGATGTTGACGATTTGACCAGACTTGTCTTGGTGAATGCCATCTACTTTAAGGGCAACTGGCATAAGAAGTTTGAAAGCACTGCGACCAGACAGGTTCAGTTTCAGCTGAACAAG AAAGACACTAAGCCAGTTCAGATGATGCACCAGAAAGCAAAGTTTGACCTGGCTTATATCCCTGAAATGGAATGCCAGATTCTAGAAATGCCATATGTGGGAAATGAACTTAGCATGCTAATTATGCTACCTAAAGAGATTCAGGATGACACTACTGGGCTTGAGAAG CTTGAGCAAAACCTCACCTATGAGAACTTCATGGAGTGGACACAGCATGATATGATGGACCatgtggaggtggaggtggctTTGCCTCAGTTCAAACTGGAAGAGACCTATGACATGAAGGGGCTACTCATCAGCTTGGGCATGGTGGATGCCTTCGACCCAATCAAGTGTGATTTTTCACACATGTCTCCGTGCGATGATCTGGTGCTGTCCAAGGTGGTGCATAAGTCTTTTGTGGAGGTGAATGAGGAAGGTACAGAAGCAGCTGCGGCTACTGCAGTCGTCATGATGTTGCGGTGCGCCATGCTACGCCCAGAGAGGTTTGTTGCAGACCACCCATTCCTCTTTTTCATCAGACACAATGAAACTAAAAGCATTCTGTTCTGTGGGCGGTTCTGTTCTCCTTAA